In Engraulis encrasicolus isolate BLACKSEA-1 chromosome 15, IST_EnEncr_1.0, whole genome shotgun sequence, the genomic window GATTACATTTTTGTTCACAGTTTTAATCTGAGATGTTCATTGTGACATTTCATGCTTACTTACCAGTCATCTTGAAGGGAGGTATGATAAGTGTTGCCCCACGGTCACTCAGCAGCTTCTCAATGGTGAATCCCTTGTCTGCCATGCAGCCATCCCCTGGTTCGAGTAGATCAAGTAGACCACTTTTTTCTGTTATCTTTCGGTCAGAGATGGAGCCAGTGAAAAGACTCGAAACAAAAGTCACAGCACTGCATGGGGCAACCCCAATTAAGCCCTTGAAAGTTGTTGTGTTCTTGTAAGGAGAGAACAGCTCTGACTGAAGAGTTAGTGATGATGGAGACTGGCATCGCACCTCAGTGCAGTCGATGATCACTCTGACATTTGGACAGTACTGCACAAATTTGGTAGGCATGGTGTTTCTGATTTGCCGTTTACTCATCCAGATGGGAAGGGATCCAAGGATTAGGTAGAGGTAGTTGGCCCATGTGATGACAGCCCTGGAGACAGTGGACATACTGACCTCAAACAGGTCGGCCAACACCTTCTCTGGCAGGCCAGCGGCAATTCGGCAGCAGAAAAGAAAAAACTCATCTATAAGGGGCAGTCTGCGCGATGGACTCGGAGAAAGGGGCTCAGATGATTGTGCCTTTTTTTGCGCCTTCGACCAATAGACAAGTCTGGTGGCAGATGGTTTGATGGCCTCCCAGAAGTCACAAAAAACATCCCTTGACGTGAACCGTGTATAAAATCGTATGTCCTTATCGGAAATGCAAAATCTATTAAATCGCAATTGGGCCAGCTCTGCTTTCAGTAGTGACATTTCTTTCTtcatgcccgcgatttcctgctCTAGTTGCTGTATGCGTTCAGCAGCAGCATCCAGCGCACCTGTATGACACAaaagaaagtaggcctatgtaaggtTCTGATATTAAAAACTGCTTGAATGTTAATCGCTACCATCGGGAGGTAAAGCAACATTTTGAGAGTGAAAAATGTCATACCTGGTGTTGGTGCAGTTCCGTAGCCATGTTCACGGACCACCAACGCTGATAATTCCTCCATGGCAACCCATAGCTGTGTTTGCTCCGAGGGGAGGTCCGGCGAAATCTCACGGTCTACCATCCGTTTATTGACCCGTTTATAAACGGACTCCCTGGTCGGCAATCCCCAGTTGTTCCACTCAAAGCGGGAGGGCACAGAATTTACTTTTAGGCGACGACCAGGCGCAAAATTATCCAGCGCTAGCAGCCCACTATCACTGCCTGTAATGTAGTCTGACTCGTGGAAATGCCGGCTACAAACGTAGGTGCTTCCctgttttattttaaaggttTCCCCTTCGTCTCGCTTAATAGCAGTGATCCACATCTTTCGTACAACTTGGTCTGTCGGGAATCCGTGAAACCTCAAGTATGGTTGGCGTTGTTTATTAGATGAACACAGAGGAACCGAGCAGTGACATCTTGCCTTTGTTTGCGCCATTGTTATTGTAGATCAGCTGCCGGAAGTTGGAATGCACAATAACGCTAAGTCCCGCCCACTAATCCCGGAAGCGTGAAACTAGCTTAttcagtcccagtccagccctgacacaaCGTGAACACTATGATAATGAAGGCTACCCAATGGGGAAGTGTGAGCTCAGCTGAGATTGATAATGCACATGTTCAACCACTCACTGCAATGATGTTTCATGTCCCATTTGTGAGACATATTTGCACACATTGCAGAGTTCTCCCTGGTGAGTTGGGCCAAAACGGCctctccaaaacaaaacaaaaaaccctaacTGCACAAAATTGGCATTTGTCCTGTTTTGGCAGCCAACACTATCTATTGCCCATAACAGCCTATCCCCCAACACACTCCCCGCTGTTCTCTCCGGTACATTCcagctctttcctcctcctctcctctcctctcctctcctctcctctcctctcctctttgctattttctcctctcctaacctctcctctcctaacctctcttctcctctcttttcctctcctctcctccttgctattttctactctcttctcctcttttctcttctctcctccccctcttctcttctctccgcttctcctctactctgctctcctccccctcttctcttctctcccattctcctctaccctgctctcctcctccttcctctatcccaccctctcctctcttttcctctacccctcttctcttctctccgcttctgctctcctcacctctcctccccttcctcttccccttcccttccccttccttcccttcctctcctctcctctcctctcctctaatcgcatctcctttccttccccttcctttccttccttccttcccctcctcacctctcctctcctctcctcttctcttctctcctctcctctcctctcctctcctctcctctccccttctatcATGTGTTTTGGATGCCAGAGGTGTCTGGGGCCCATAAGTGGCGGATTGGGCCATTTGAAATGGTCTGCAGCATTTTGGAAGACACTGGATGTCATCAGTCACAgattatttcctgtgtgtgtgtgtgtgtgggtgcgtgcgtgtgtgtgcgtgcgtgtgtgtgtgtgagagagagagagagagagagagagagagagagagaggagagagagagagagagagagagagaaacagagacagagagagagagagagagagagagagagagagagagagagagagaaaaacagagacagagacagagacagagacaaatcaaaaaacaaacaaacaaaaagtattTTTTCATTGCTCTCCAGAACAActgagtaggagtaggagtagggcTATATCTTACTTTggttctcactctgtctctgtttctgtttctgtctctgtctctgtctttgactctgccgctctctcactctctctctctctctcgctctttctgtctctttctctctctccctcctgtcacAGTCTGTGCCCACAACTATGCCCAGTCGAGTGGCCTCTGGCAATGAAAAtaggcttctctcctctcctctcctctcctctcctctcctctcctctcctcttctcttctcttctcttctcttctcttctcttctcttctcttctcttctcttcacttctttcttttgctctccactcttctctcctaccAAGGTCTACTATGCCCCGTATGATCAAGGGAAATAGAGTAAaaatacgtgcgtgcgtgtgtgtgtgtgtgtatgtgtgtgtgtgtgtgtgtgtgtgtgtgtgtgtgtgtgtgtgtgtgcgtgcgtgcgtgcgtgcgtgcgtgtgtgtgtgtatgtgtgtgtatgtgtgtgtatatctgtgtatatgtgtgtatatatgtgtgtgtttgcccgtgcacgcgtgagtgtgcgtgcctgtgcgtgtgcgcatgtgtgtgagtgtttgtaggCCCTGGCTTGTTCTTGGCtgtcctgttctgttctctgCCAGGCCCCGTCTCCAAGGGGAGGGTCAGTCATTTGCCATTGCTTTAATATCTGGGTGATTAATTAAAAAGCATTGTTGTGGTCTTTAGCTGCCATGCGCCAAGAACACAATCGCCCTTTGCACTCACACTGCCTGCCAGACAGAGCAGGGAAGTCGCTGAGTATATTGCACTTGCTTTGGATAGTGTTGAACGCCGTGCCACACATGATGTAGATTTGATTattttacttttatcttttattatTTTACTTTTCTACAATATTATGTTTCATTATTCTGTTTTTGTTATCATGTAACAGGCACCCTCTGAGTGTCTTTGACAGACAATTGAAGCATCTTTAATGATGCTTCTGTAGCCTACATAGTGGTTTTGGACACATGGGAATGTTTAAGGAGTTGGTCTTGGTAGGAGAcgtttgcaggtttgaatcccatattgGGATTGATTAAAATGAGCTGTTGCCTAATACCCACCTCCATGGcggaaatgcccttgagcaaggcatctagggtactgtaaccaataccctgtacctacctGGAATACAACTAAGTGCTacttttaatgtaatgtaatatctacTGATTTGGGAGTTGGCCTTGGAATCAGAAGATTGCCTACTCCATTCCAATGCTACCCATGTCTTAAGTGTCCTTAAGCAAGACACAGTAGTCTACcgtcacattgctccagggattgtaacatATACCTTGAAGCCTACCTAAAATAATTCCCTTTCTATAAaattgtcagctaaatgtaatgtaggcctactgtaataatGCATTTGAAATTATACTTTCCAACTAGCCTATACTTTATTCTCATTCTGAAATGCATCATGATTAAGTCAGCTCATCTACTCCAATTTAATTTGTGTAGACCAGATTAAACAATATGCAACAAAAAGTGCTAGCAGCAATAATGCCTTTCCATTACATTATTTGAATCTCTTGATACAGATGGCATTGCTTTGATTTCCATTTTTCGTTCGTTGAGTTTTGACATTCAAAACAGCAGGCGTGAAATTGAGGCCATATGTTTTCTAATTCATGTTACAGAATGACTTTCGTATGACAGTTGTTCTTGAATCCCGACAGCGTTAtatcatttattatttttttgctgttATGGGCACTGCTGCTTGATTAATTTGCTGTATTTCGGGGGGTAGCAAAACGAGGGAGTTGGCTGGATACAGTAACAGAAAGAGCACTGTCAAAAAAAAACTAGTgtgaatttaacacttagagagtcgatttcacATCGTCTAGAGTGAATTTGGCCCCAGAATACTCTCAAAGTATTGAATTAACTTACTGTGTAGGTGCAAAGGCCAATGAGACAAAAGCTGGCAGTTCTCAAAACACAGAATAAGTAGTGGCACAGTAAGCTTCTCTGGCCGACTGAGTACAAAGGTTACGGactcagctgctgtgtgtgtgagcacgtgcatgcattcatacatgtgtatttatgtagtaTGTGCATGATACAGAAAAACAAAGGAGGTAGCGATACGACAGATATTGCTGATACACTTGCAGGTTTTTTTGTCCAGTGTGTAAAAACAGAAAAGCAATAGTAAAGTCCAACAGCAGGATGAAAGCAGAATCCAAATCCCCAGAGTCTCAGTAGGCCTCATTTATACTTTGAGCAgtatgccccccccacccccacccaaagtCCTCTGAACAGACTTTGTTCAAAAATTCCTGTGTCATTATACTCATTTACACTTTGAGCAGTatgccccccacaccccaccccgaCCCAAAGTCCTCTGAACAAACTTTGTTCAAAAATTCCTCcgtatttgtaaaaaaaatgctTATTCTCATCACTTGTTATCATAGTCCTCAGATAGTTCACAGGAGATGTAACCTCATAGTATTTGCGGTTTCAATCACCACCAGTGGAAAGCTGCAATAGTGAGTGAAATTAACATTAGtgctaccatagcactacactgctCTCATTATACACAGcctttcctaatcatttacaacttgctcattgtcattctggtaacagaaaatgtataacaGATTTAAGTCACAGTGGTAGCCTACATGCTTATCTGTCTATAACTTGTTTTGCTAGTTATTCTACATATGCCCTCAGAATGCTGTCATGAAGTGGACGGTTCAGAGCGCTTCTCTGTCAGGGGCCTCATTGAGCATGTGCGGAGTGTTGCCATGGACACATGCAGGCAGGAGGAGAGCCGGTGGGACACATTGGTGAGTCAGAGCTGGAGATGGCATCAGAGCCTGAGGGGGGAGAaggggatgatgaagaggaggaggaagaggaggaaaaggaagaagatGGAGGTATACAGTATTCATGTTTGATAATTATGACGTAAGTGATGATGatagtggtggcggtggtggtgttggtggtggtactGGTGGTGGAATGATGATCATGAGGAGATGGCATCACAATTTGGGGTTGAGAGGGTGGTGAAGAGGAGGAATATGAAGAGGATGGGGGTATATATATTTTATGGTGATGATTAGATGGTATCACGCTCTAGGGCGTGTGAAGATgatgaaaaggaggaagaggatgcgGTATACATCATTcatgtctgttgttgttgttgttgttgatggtgatgatgatgatgacgatgatgatgatgattattatgattatgattttaAGGATGATGGCATCACGCCTGAGGAAGAgtcctctgttggatcgaaacattgccatatgtaaaaaagaaataaagttatATTTTTGGAGTTAACAGTGTGCAGTTagcagtgtgcggaccacttaaTCACACTGCttaccactttttgtctggcacctggattactgctttgtggatgtgcgcacccctaCTACCAAACGATGATGGCATCACAGCCTTGGGGTGGCGAGGTGGGGCTGATAAAGAGAACGACCGGGAAGGAGTTTGGGTATTTGTTTATGATGAAGATGGTTGGGGTGACAATATTAACTCGGCCTACGGGTTCGAGAAGTAGGAGGTTTCATTAACaattcatgatgatgatgatgatgataatgatgatgatgataaccaAAATTGGTATGATGTGGTGGTGACATTTATGATGGTGATCGCATGATAAGAGTGATGATGATCAACTATCATAGGTGCTTGCTTTGCGCTATTCAGTAACAATCAATACGGCAAACAATACGTTTGATAAATTGTATGTCTGTGACTCTGAGTGTGAAACAGGCATGTAATGTCCATGGGAACACCtgaatagatagataggtagggtGGCATAATCTGGCACTGATTGCCAACCCCAGATAGGGTGACGTAATCGGTCACGGACTGACATAGCGATGGATGGAAACATGATCTTAATCAGAGAGATTCTGTGGGATTAGCGGCACAATGGATACCATTAGAGAatggccatgacacacacacacacgcatgcacgcacgcacacacgcacacacagatagagagagagagagagagagagagagagagagagagagagagagagagagagagatgcacataaacacagagagagaaaaatattcctctcacacacagactcacacacagacacacacacagtctcgcacagacacacacacacacggacatgcacacgcacacgcacatacacacccatattCAAACACCAATGCACACACCTCACAGATTCAGAAATCTATTCTTATAAAAATATAGACACGTTATATAAACAGTTACATAAATGGTatagacacacaaaaataaagtccaGTCATTGTGAGACATTTGGGGTCTCTTTTTTAAAGCGAGAGATTTTATTCTGAAACCTTGGAGACAGAAATTGTCTTGTTGCTGCAGTGcacctttttttgtaatgtttgttgtgtgtgcaagGCTGTCCAGAATTTGGGATTTAGTAAAAAGCACAACTATTTTTTTATCCAGGACTTCTTTTCACATTGACAGAGAAAAACTTTTTGTGTGGATTCATTGCAGAAAAATACTTTCATGGACTTTCTTCCATGCAGCTGTGCCCCCCTATATACTGGTATATACTACAGAGTACAAAAATGTGACAACATTGGAATAGTTTGTGGCTATTTACTGTACCTTCACACAAGCCTACTACAATTTTTGCTAAGACAAGCCCAAACCTACAACTTCAGACAGATTCAGATTCAAACAGGCTTATTAtgagaaaaaaaagtaaattcTGAGATTGATAACTTCTTTATATTATATTCACAtagattcattgattcattgcggctgtgtgtgcgtgtgtgtgtgtgtgtgtgtgtgcgtgtgtgtgtgtgtgcgtgcgtccatgcatgcacgcatgggtgtgcgtatgcatgtgcgtgggcaggtgcatgaatgtgtgtatgtgggcgtacttgtgtgtgtgtggtgtgtgtgtgtgcctgcatgtgtgtcggactgtatgagtgtgtatgtttgggcgTTTGATTTTCTGCAAGTCTATTGGAGTGTGAGCGTTGAATGGTTGACTGGCTGGCGAGGTGAGGGAGAAATGTGAAAATGATAATCTGTCTTTTCAAAAGATGTTTTCTTTGATTTCAGAGTGGATGATTTGCAGTGAAGCGCAGAGCAGAggcgagcgagagaaagaaggagaaatactgtatatagactcagagacagaaacaacaagaaagaacatgcacgcgcgcacacacagacacacatacgcgcgcgcacacacacacacacacacacatacacacacacaggaagacacacacatgtaagcaaaTAGAGAgaaacactcttacacacacagacacacacacacacaaacacacacacacacacacacacacacacacacacacacacacacacacacacacacacacacacacacacacacacacacacacacacacacacacacacacacacacacactggctgcagCAAAGGCCTGGAAGTACTCGATAGTGTGACTTGGATTTGCCAGTTCATGCACTCGGGCTCGGGAGACATGGCAAGACACTGATGAGATGAACCATTGGGTCCAACTGTACTCTGTATTTGTCCTG contains:
- the LOC134463981 gene encoding uncharacterized protein LOC134463981, with the protein product MAQTKARCHCSVPLCSSNKQRQPYLRFHGFPTDQVVRKMWITAIKRDEGETFKIKQGSTYVCSRHFHESDYITGSDSGLLALDNFAPGRRLKVNSVPSRFEWNNWGLPTRESVYKRVNKRMVDREISPDLPSEQTQLWVAMEELSALVVREHGYGTAPTPGALDAAAERIQQLEQEIAGMKKEMSLLKAELAQLRFNRFCISDKDIRFYTRFTSRDVFCDFWEAIKPSATRLVYWSKAQKKAQSSEPLSPSPSRRLPLIDEFFLFCCRIAAGLPEKVLADLFEVSMSTVSRAVITWANYLYLILGSLPIWMSKRQIRNTMPTKFVQYCPNVRVIIDCTEVRCQSPSSLTLQSELFSPYKNTTTFKGLIGVAPCSAVTFVSSLFTGSISDRKITEKSGLLDLLEPGDGCMADKGFTIEKLLSDRGATLIIPPFKMTDQFTEEDALKTQAIARLRILVERAIRRVKEYQIWQDTIPLTLSGTVNQLWTVCCLMSLFQGPLELKHYIPVE